A genomic stretch from uncultured Pseudodesulfovibrio sp. includes:
- the sucD gene encoding succinate--CoA ligase subunit alpha yields MLLNEHKSKILFKRIGIPTPEGLAVHPGEEDDFNPDFPLPWFLKSQVLTGGRGKAGGILRIDDMADFSATARTLFALNIKGHSVPFIRVEPGASISREFYISLTVSRPRKCILLTVGREGGVEIEKLGADNLLVQEIRLPGGLAPHQIRTAFFHLGLEKKQLKEFNTLLTNLFNGMLDNGLLMAEINPLIITPDNHFIALDGKVEVDDNYADLDPEMEAYYQREHATTEENKARDAGLSFVELPGWVGLMVNGAGLAMATMDLLNFSQLPASNFLDLGGAADQKRMETALNLLFDDAQAKAIFINLFGGILSCEKVALAMKGALKGKAPKKPIVARMSGKDAKSGLEILKDLNVDNLHIARDMKTAIEILTTLKPTDAQAIDFPAPMDRPVGQTPKSVGYTNNAVFGIDKDTPILVQGITGREGQLHTRLMQEYGANVVAGVTPFKGGQEVLGVPVYNSIAEANRFHELGASIIFVPPSMAADAVSEAASNEIPWAVCITEGIVQHDMLSTFEQIKNSPTRVVGPNTPGIIVPGKTKIGILPPTPFTSGPVAILSRSGTLTYEVADRLTSVGIGQSLCVGIGGDPFIGVNFVDMFEMIRNHDETRAVVVLGEIGGQAEENLAKYVMKTGFDKPVIAFIAGQTAPPGKRLGHAGAILEKSGGIKSKLETMSKAGFAICPSLEAVAEMTAKALE; encoded by the coding sequence ATGCTGCTTAATGAACACAAGAGCAAAATCCTTTTCAAGAGAATCGGCATCCCAACTCCCGAGGGACTTGCCGTCCATCCGGGCGAAGAGGACGACTTCAACCCCGACTTTCCTTTGCCGTGGTTCTTAAAATCACAAGTATTAACAGGAGGACGAGGCAAGGCTGGCGGCATCCTGCGAATTGACGACATGGCCGATTTCTCGGCAACAGCCCGCACTCTTTTCGCTTTGAATATCAAGGGCCACTCAGTGCCATTCATACGTGTCGAACCAGGAGCGAGCATCTCGCGAGAGTTCTATATTTCCCTGACAGTCTCCCGCCCACGCAAATGTATCCTGCTGACGGTGGGACGTGAAGGTGGCGTGGAAATCGAAAAGCTCGGCGCAGACAATTTGCTTGTTCAAGAAATCAGACTCCCTGGCGGACTGGCTCCTCACCAGATCAGAACCGCCTTCTTTCACTTGGGCCTTGAGAAAAAACAACTCAAAGAGTTCAACACATTACTGACAAATCTTTTCAATGGGATGCTCGACAACGGATTGCTCATGGCTGAGATCAACCCTTTGATCATCACACCGGACAATCACTTCATAGCTTTGGACGGCAAGGTGGAAGTGGACGACAACTATGCCGACCTTGATCCCGAGATGGAGGCCTACTACCAGCGCGAACATGCCACAACTGAAGAGAATAAAGCCCGCGATGCAGGTCTCTCCTTTGTCGAACTCCCCGGCTGGGTCGGCTTGATGGTCAACGGAGCAGGACTGGCTATGGCGACCATGGATCTGCTTAACTTTTCCCAACTGCCTGCTAGCAACTTCCTGGACCTAGGCGGCGCAGCCGATCAAAAACGCATGGAAACGGCACTCAACCTTCTCTTTGACGACGCCCAGGCCAAAGCGATATTTATCAACCTTTTCGGTGGCATTTTGTCCTGTGAAAAAGTCGCTCTCGCCATGAAAGGAGCCCTGAAAGGCAAGGCACCCAAAAAACCCATCGTAGCCCGTATGTCCGGCAAGGACGCCAAATCAGGACTGGAGATTCTCAAAGATCTCAATGTGGACAATCTGCATATAGCCAGAGATATGAAGACAGCCATAGAAATTCTGACCACGCTTAAGCCCACAGATGCGCAGGCTATCGATTTTCCGGCTCCCATGGATCGCCCGGTCGGACAGACTCCGAAATCGGTCGGCTATACCAATAACGCCGTATTCGGCATTGACAAGGACACCCCCATTCTTGTTCAGGGCATCACAGGGCGCGAAGGCCAGCTCCATACACGCCTCATGCAGGAATATGGGGCAAATGTCGTCGCTGGCGTCACTCCGTTCAAGGGCGGTCAGGAAGTACTTGGCGTCCCTGTGTACAATTCCATTGCCGAGGCAAACCGTTTCCACGAACTTGGTGCAAGCATCATTTTTGTCCCTCCCAGCATGGCAGCCGACGCCGTTTCCGAAGCAGCCTCCAATGAAATACCCTGGGCTGTCTGCATCACCGAAGGCATCGTCCAGCACGACATGCTTTCAACATTTGAACAGATCAAGAATTCCCCGACTCGCGTTGTCGGCCCAAACACACCGGGAATCATTGTTCCTGGCAAAACAAAGATTGGCATCCTACCTCCAACGCCCTTCACGTCCGGCCCTGTGGCCATACTCTCCCGTAGCGGCACACTGACCTATGAAGTCGCTGACCGCCTGACCTCGGTCGGAATCGGTCAATCCTTATGCGTTGGCATTGGCGGAGACCCTTTCATTGGTGTTAATTTCGTAGATATGTTCGAGATGATTCGAAATCATGATGAGACTCGCGCTGTAGTAGTACTCGGAGAAATCGGCGGACAGGCAGAAGAAAATCTGGCGAAATACGTCATGAAAACCGGATTCGACAAGCCGGTCATAGCTTTCATTGCAGGACAAACAGCCCCTCCCGGAAAGCGGTTGGGGCATGCCGGTGCCATTCTCGAAAAAAGCGGAGGCATCAAGAGCAAGCTTGAAACGATGAGTAAGGCGGGATTTGCTATCTGCCCAAGCCTTGAGGCTGTTGCAGAAATGACAGCCAAGGCACTGGAATAG
- a CDS encoding metal-dependent hydrolase — MPDYKGHLAGGLFFGVMGLVGAILLGWLVFDPLQASGLIGFCLLGALFPDVDTNSKGQNLYYAVFTVVDLFLILRGLYVWAAWFGLFSMLPAVGSHRGWTHTWWAMLLVPVPILAVPFFMQMPDAVRDFIPFYTAFVAGYFSHLILDGKFR, encoded by the coding sequence ATGCCTGATTATAAAGGACATCTGGCCGGTGGCCTTTTTTTTGGTGTTATGGGACTGGTCGGCGCCATACTGCTCGGATGGTTGGTGTTTGATCCACTCCAGGCAAGCGGACTGATTGGTTTTTGTCTTTTGGGCGCACTTTTCCCGGATGTCGATACTAACTCAAAAGGGCAAAATCTGTATTATGCTGTGTTCACTGTGGTGGATTTGTTTTTGATACTCAGGGGATTGTATGTTTGGGCTGCGTGGTTCGGCCTCTTTTCCATGCTTCCGGCTGTAGGGTCTCACCGCGGATGGACACATACATGGTGGGCAATGCTGTTGGTGCCCGTCCCTATTCTGGCTGTCCCGTTTTTTATGCAGATGCCAGATGCTGTACGGGATTTTATTCCGTTTTATACTGCTTTCGTCGCGGGGTACTTTTCTCACCTGATTTTGGACGGAAAATTCCGATAA
- a CDS encoding glycosyltransferase: protein MKAVCFFNTGKAWGGGEHWVYENSLIASRNGYAVHVVANEKSVLGDRLEGLEHIVVHRFSVSNLSFFNPLMMARLVMFFRRNAIDSVIFSLPSDVKAGGMAARCAGVRNIIYRRGIAVPVRNSAFNRFLFKSIITRMVCNSNETMRLVLKENPNLIDTSKVSIIYNGYDFAAYDKRPSAPVYQRIGKEVVIGNAGRLTRQKGQHMVIEAVRMLEERGHDVRLLIAGTGELEVELKEYARTRGLGKNIFFLGFVKDIKGFYQSVDILAHSALWEGFGYTLVEAQATRKPVVAFDVSSNPEVIADGVTGLLATPEDVTDFANKIESLIVSPERRKELGNNGRERVLAEFGSEQAFRKLTELFESE, encoded by the coding sequence TTGAAAGCGGTCTGTTTTTTTAACACGGGCAAGGCATGGGGCGGTGGTGAACACTGGGTCTATGAGAATAGCCTTATTGCCAGCCGTAATGGATATGCTGTTCACGTTGTTGCAAACGAGAAGAGTGTGTTGGGTGACCGCCTTGAAGGCCTTGAACACATCGTTGTTCATAGATTTTCTGTCAGCAACCTGAGTTTTTTCAACCCGTTGATGATGGCTCGTCTGGTCATGTTTTTCAGACGAAATGCTATTGATTCCGTTATTTTTTCTCTGCCCAGCGATGTCAAGGCCGGGGGGATGGCCGCCCGTTGCGCTGGAGTTCGCAACATCATTTATCGTCGCGGTATCGCCGTGCCTGTCAGAAACTCTGCGTTCAATCGCTTCCTTTTCAAGTCGATCATCACTCGTATGGTGTGTAATTCGAACGAAACAATGCGCCTCGTTCTCAAGGAAAATCCCAACCTCATCGATACCTCCAAGGTGTCGATCATATATAACGGGTATGATTTTGCTGCGTATGACAAGCGTCCTTCAGCTCCGGTTTACCAGCGTATAGGTAAAGAGGTCGTCATAGGGAACGCGGGGCGACTGACACGGCAGAAAGGCCAGCATATGGTCATCGAAGCTGTCAGAATGCTGGAGGAAAGAGGACATGACGTGCGCCTGCTCATTGCCGGCACCGGAGAGCTTGAGGTCGAGCTGAAAGAATATGCCCGAACACGCGGGCTCGGAAAAAACATCTTTTTTCTGGGATTTGTCAAAGATATAAAAGGGTTTTACCAATCCGTCGATATCCTGGCGCATTCGGCTTTATGGGAAGGCTTTGGATATACTCTGGTTGAAGCGCAGGCCACAAGGAAGCCAGTAGTGGCCTTTGATGTCAGTTCAAACCCGGAAGTCATTGCGGATGGCGTGACAGGATTGTTGGCAACCCCCGAAGACGTGACTGATTTTGCCAATAAAATTGAATCATTGATTGTATCTCCAGAACGCCGAAAGGAGTTGGGCAACAACGGACGTGAGCGCGTCCTTGCCGAATTTGGGAGTGAACAGGCGTTCAGGAAATTGACAGAGCTGTTCGAATCCGAATAG